The DNA segment GGGCTGTTATACTGCTGATTTTGGGTTTTGGTATCTATCTTGGCATAATGGGCGCTCATCTATCCTTAGGGGATATGCAAGGGACCGCATTACTATATAAGGATGGTAGCTGGCTCCAGCAGGTAGCTTACCGGCTTGAGAATTTCATGGTGCTGCGGTTAGAGGTTGTACTTGTAGTCCCTATGAACATTTTTCTGTTTTTGTTGGGCATACGTATGATGAGGTCGGGTTTCTTTGCGGCGGATGAGGAGGGAACAAAGAAACGAAAGAAGCTTTTACAAATTGGGCTTTATGCAGGTATCCCGCTTAACTTGCTTCTTTTTGTGCCCGGTGGATACTTTGAATTACCAGTACGATATTTATTTGCGCCGATCCTCTCTCTCGGATATATCGGGTTAATCGCTAAGCTGGTAGAGGCAAGTGAAAAGGCGTGGCTTTGGAGTAAGCTTGAACAAGTAGGCAAAATGTCACTTAGCTGCTATGTGTTGCAAAATATTCTTTCTTCCTTCATTTTTTATGGTTGGGGTCTCGGTTTAGGCGGCAAGGTGGATTCGGCAGCCATCGTACTTATCTGGTTGGCAATATGTTCATTCCAAATCATCTTTGCTTCTATATGGCTGAGGATTTTCAAGTACGGC comes from the Paenibacillus lentus genome and includes:
- a CDS encoding DUF418 domain-containing protein — protein: MKGNGGRLRLLDILRGFAILGTLGTNIWIFAHLGDLNYIFTFAENGWWASFQDFIRMFVLFLVNGKLLGLLTIMFGAGLEMKYRQSLRKGQPWPGLYIWASIILMAEGLIHFILVMEYDILMSYGFTAIITAFIIKGGDRAIRMAMRLIGGLHGAVILLILGFGIYLGIMGAHLSLGDMQGTALLYKDGSWLQQVAYRLENFMVLRLEVVLVVPMNIFLFLLGIRMMRSGFFAADEEGTKKRKKLLQIGLYAGIPLNLLLFVPGGYFELPVRYLFAPILSLGYIGLIAKLVEASEKAWLWSKLEQVGKMSLSCYVLQNILSSFIFYGWGLGLGGKVDSAAIVLIWLAICSFQIIFASIWLRIFKYGPMESARKFTLDLIGK